A single region of the Anaerolineales bacterium genome encodes:
- a CDS encoding hydrogenase small subunit produces the protein MAKRETIQERLTRQGVGRREFFKLSSALAAFLSLPVRDGSRVMGVESITPRPSLVRQVRRALETKPRVPLIWLEFQDCAGCTESISRSLSPTLTDLVLNTIDIEYQETLMAAAGTQAEAAKKAAMEKYAGQYLLVVEGSITTKDGGVYCTVAGKANDALLKEAAKGAAAVVAVGNCASFGGIPAAAPAPTQGVGVDQLITDKPVINLPGCPGIPEVYTNTVVHYLVFGALPELDELNRPKSFYGVTIHDRCLRRPFYEAG, from the coding sequence ATGGCGAAGCGTGAAACGATCCAGGAACGATTGACCCGTCAGGGCGTCGGCCGGCGGGAATTCTTCAAATTGAGCAGCGCACTGGCGGCTTTCCTCAGCCTGCCCGTCCGTGACGGCTCACGGGTAATGGGCGTGGAGTCGATCACGCCCAGACCGTCGCTCGTGCGCCAGGTGCGGCGTGCGTTGGAAACCAAGCCGCGCGTTCCCCTAATCTGGCTCGAGTTTCAGGACTGTGCCGGATGCACCGAGTCGATCTCGCGTTCGCTTTCACCGACGCTGACCGACCTGGTGTTGAACACGATTGACATCGAATATCAGGAGACGTTGATGGCCGCCGCAGGAACACAGGCTGAAGCGGCCAAAAAGGCCGCAATGGAAAAATACGCCGGCCAGTATCTGCTCGTGGTCGAAGGCAGCATCACGACCAAGGACGGCGGTGTATACTGCACCGTCGCCGGCAAGGCCAACGATGCGCTGCTGAAGGAAGCCGCCAAAGGCGCGGCGGCGGTCGTCGCCGTAGGTAACTGTGCCTCCTTCGGCGGAATCCCCGCCGCTGCGCCCGCTCCAACGCAGGGCGTGGGAGTCGACCAGCTCATCACCGACAAGCCAGTCATCAACCTGCCTGGCTGCCCCGGCATTCCCGAGGTATACACCAACACCGTCGTGCACTACCTGGTTTTCGGTGCACTGCCCGAGCTCGATGAACTCAATCGGCCGAAATCCTTTTACGGTGTGACGATTCACGACCGCTGCCTGCGGCGGCCGTTCTACGAAGCGGG
- a CDS encoding DsrE/DsrF/DrsH-like family protein: MDEERVLIVMTSGTDTPRRCATPFFMATLAAAMDYAVDMFFTIDGAQLLVKGAADKVFPKEGGRAAGGYLQDALDAGVNFKACTASMELHGLKKEDLIDGVEMVGGASMWEMADAAKIVVSF, translated from the coding sequence ATGGATGAAGAGCGAGTATTGATTGTTATGACCAGCGGCACGGATACGCCGCGCCGTTGTGCGACCCCGTTTTTCATGGCCACGCTGGCAGCGGCGATGGATTATGCAGTGGATATGTTTTTCACCATCGACGGCGCGCAGCTGTTGGTTAAGGGAGCGGCCGACAAAGTCTTCCCCAAGGAAGGCGGGCGTGCGGCCGGCGGCTACCTGCAAGACGCACTCGATGCCGGTGTAAATTTCAAAGCCTGCACGGCATCGATGGAGCTGCATGGTTTGAAGAAGGAAGATCTGATCGACGGTGTGGAAATGGTCGGCGGTGCGTCGATGTGGGAGATGGCCGACGCCGCCAAAATCGTCGTGAGTTTCTAA
- a CDS encoding DsrE/DsrF/DrsH-like family protein, translated as MSNESATRMAIIAAHGTLDAAYPPLILATTAAALDMEVGIFFTFYGLEILKKGHIDHLQVAPIANPAMPMPVPNIVGMLPGMTAMATAMMNNMMKNADVSKLSELLDAALEMKVRLIACQMTMGVMGVKKEDLIDGIEIGGAATFVEYASHNAVTLTF; from the coding sequence ATGTCTAACGAAAGTGCAACTCGTATGGCGATCATCGCAGCACACGGTACGCTCGATGCGGCTTATCCGCCGCTGATCCTGGCGACGACCGCCGCGGCGCTCGATATGGAAGTGGGGATCTTCTTCACCTTCTACGGACTGGAAATATTGAAGAAGGGGCATATCGATCACCTGCAGGTGGCTCCGATCGCCAACCCGGCGATGCCGATGCCGGTGCCGAACATCGTCGGAATGTTGCCCGGCATGACCGCTATGGCTACGGCGATGATGAACAACATGATGAAGAATGCCGACGTGAGCAAGCTGAGCGAACTGCTCGATGCGGCACTCGAGATGAAGGTGCGCCTGATCGCCTGTCAGATGACGATGGGCGTGATGGGCGTCAAGAAAGAGGATTTGATCGACGGCATCGAAATCGGTGGTGCGGCGACCTTCGTCGAGTATGCCTCACACAACGCCGTCACGTTGACGTTCTGA
- a CDS encoding sulfurtransferase TusA family protein — protein sequence MSEKFDHELDCSGLSCPMPILKTKKAIDGLDAGKVLKVISTDPGSVPDMNAWTSKTGHELLDHEQQADKFIFYIKKKA from the coding sequence ATGAGTGAAAAATTTGATCATGAACTGGACTGCAGCGGTTTGTCTTGCCCGATGCCGATCTTGAAGACCAAAAAGGCGATCGATGGACTAGACGCTGGAAAGGTGCTCAAGGTCATTTCGACCGATCCCGGCTCGGTGCCGGATATGAACGCCTGGACGTCGAAGACCGGGCACGAGCTGCTCGACCACGAGCAGCAGGCGGACAAATTCATCTTCTACATCAAGAAGAAAGCGTAA
- a CDS encoding Nramp family divalent metal transporter: MGDMADRDLQLQENARKILEGKTRRSWLARLLPFLGPAFIASVAYIDPGNFATNIQSGAQFNYTLLWVIVASNLMAMLIQATSAKLGIATGKNLAEVCRDQYPRPLVLFMWVAMEIVAISTDLAEFIGAALGFNLLFGVPLWLAGLITGAVSFLILELQKFGIRPLEAIIGGLVSVVAVSYLIETVLDRPVWNDVLYHAFVPQFQGSESVLLAVGILGATVMPHAIFLHSHLTQNRIKAADRRAKRLLYRFELVDVVIAMGIAGLVNAAMLIMAAATFYSHGMKDVASIEQAYQTLQPLLGAAAGWIFAVSLLASGLSSASVGTMAGQVIMQGFLQRKIPAWLRRLVTMIPSMVVLSIGLDPTRTLVISQVVLSFGLPLAVTPLWMFARRRDLMGDLANTRITSAVLAILLFLIVALNGYLLFGILSGN, translated from the coding sequence ATGGGAGATATGGCAGACCGGGACCTTCAATTGCAGGAGAATGCCCGAAAAATCCTCGAGGGAAAGACACGGCGAAGCTGGTTGGCACGCCTGCTGCCTTTTCTCGGCCCGGCGTTCATCGCCAGTGTTGCGTACATCGACCCCGGCAACTTTGCCACAAACATCCAATCGGGGGCTCAATTCAATTACACGCTCTTGTGGGTGATCGTCGCCAGCAACCTCATGGCGATGTTGATCCAGGCGACCTCGGCGAAGCTGGGTATCGCCACCGGCAAGAACCTGGCAGAAGTGTGCCGCGATCAATATCCCAGACCTCTCGTGTTGTTCATGTGGGTGGCCATGGAAATCGTGGCGATATCGACGGATCTGGCGGAATTCATCGGTGCGGCCCTCGGATTCAATCTGCTGTTCGGCGTGCCCCTCTGGTTGGCCGGACTGATCACCGGCGCGGTATCGTTCTTGATCCTCGAATTACAGAAATTCGGCATCCGCCCTTTGGAGGCGATCATCGGTGGATTGGTGAGCGTCGTGGCGGTGAGTTATCTCATCGAAACCGTTCTGGATCGGCCTGTTTGGAACGACGTGCTCTACCATGCTTTCGTCCCCCAATTCCAGGGTTCGGAAAGCGTGCTGCTCGCCGTGGGCATCTTGGGTGCCACGGTCATGCCGCACGCTATCTTTCTGCATTCTCACCTGACGCAGAATCGAATCAAGGCTGCAGATCGACGAGCGAAAAGACTCCTGTATCGATTTGAGCTGGTCGACGTGGTCATTGCGATGGGGATCGCGGGATTGGTCAACGCAGCAATGTTGATCATGGCCGCTGCCACTTTCTACAGCCATGGGATGAAAGATGTGGCCTCGATCGAGCAGGCGTACCAGACCCTGCAGCCGCTGCTGGGCGCCGCAGCAGGCTGGATTTTCGCAGTTTCGCTGCTGGCTTCCGGCCTGTCATCGGCGTCGGTGGGAACCATGGCGGGCCAGGTCATCATGCAGGGTTTTCTGCAGCGCAAGATCCCGGCCTGGCTCCGCCGGCTGGTGACGATGATCCCCTCCATGGTCGTTTTATCGATCGGCCTGGATCCGACGCGTACGCTGGTCATCAGCCAGGTCGTGCTGAGCTTCGGCCTTCCATTGGCCGTAACCCCTTTGTGGATGTTCGCGCGCCGCCGGGACCTGATGGGAGACCTCGCCAATACACGCATCACCAGTGCCGTGCTCGCCATCCTGTTGTTCTTGATCGTCGCTCTCAACGGCTATTTGCTGTTTGGCATTCTCAGCGGAAACTGA
- a CDS encoding response regulator transcription factor: protein MNPAHLLLVDDDALLRRSLSYNLEQAGYKVTAAGSAEDAIAVARRDKPDLVLLDIGLPGMDGLDALQVFRKEVVCPVIFITARRRQLDEALGLELGADDYVTKPFDQDVLLARIKSVLRRSQAPHSPPPQNDPLTLGDMHIDPRAHTVEVAGRQVELPRREFDLLHTLAMEAGQVISAEDLLARVWGAEYVGEPQVVYVHIRWLREKLEEDPHTPKRIVTIRGVGYRLDPQEE, encoded by the coding sequence ATGAACCCAGCACATCTGCTCCTCGTCGACGATGATGCCCTGCTGCGGCGCAGCCTGAGTTACAATTTAGAACAAGCCGGATACAAAGTCACTGCGGCAGGATCGGCGGAGGATGCAATCGCGGTCGCTCGTCGAGATAAGCCCGATCTCGTCCTGCTGGACATCGGTCTTCCAGGGATGGATGGACTGGATGCGCTGCAGGTCTTTCGAAAGGAAGTCGTCTGTCCGGTGATTTTCATCACGGCACGCCGGCGCCAGTTGGACGAGGCGTTGGGATTGGAATTGGGCGCCGATGATTACGTGACGAAACCGTTCGACCAGGACGTCCTTCTGGCGCGTATTAAATCCGTGCTGCGCCGTTCGCAAGCCCCCCATTCTCCGCCGCCGCAAAACGATCCCCTGACACTGGGCGATATGCACATCGATCCCCGCGCCCACACCGTCGAGGTTGCAGGACGGCAGGTCGAATTGCCCCGGCGGGAATTCGACCTGCTGCACACGCTGGCAATGGAAGCAGGTCAGGTCATTTCGGCGGAAGATCTGCTCGCAAGAGTATGGGGAGCGGAGTACGTCGGCGAGCCGCAAGTGGTTTACGTTCACATCCGCTGGCTTCGCGAAAAACTCGAAGAGGATCCGCATACCCCCAAACGAATCGTTACGATTCGCGGCGTCGGATACAGGTTGGATCCACAAGAGGAGTAA
- a CDS encoding ATP-binding protein produces the protein MNLRWRFILGNVLPTLIILPLLGLILVFYVESLIFIPRYSSEIEAEINLIVELLQHDPSVLEDPGNAQAFIDEFIHDAPWRLMLLDPNGIILASNSTTQQNLVGTVVDSPIYEEVLESRSVVIVNLRHASEIIDVWQTVENDDGTPAGIVCISQPLDSIADDLMQLRLVVAAILLTGLVIGSLIGLGLAVSLERPLRTISACLREMAWKAKPEDISVQGPEELRRLAEAFNHLVERLHALESQQNKLLANLVHELGRPIGALRSSAQALITGAADDLELRQELLDGMEKQTRSMERLVDDLTNLYDTSAGRFKLQRERVDLNHWLHQTLAPWRSFAEDKDLNFTVRSETLPAAWIDPSRLGQAIGNLVSNAIKFAPKGGEVRVSAEICDDQVCIHVEDNGPGLSDEDLRHLFTPFYRGNQETRFPQGMGLGLSIARDIAITHGGALEASNIPHSGVRFTIRLPLLDAHTS, from the coding sequence GTGAATCTGAGATGGCGTTTCATTCTCGGCAACGTCCTACCGACTCTCATCATCCTCCCCCTGCTGGGTCTGATCCTCGTTTTTTACGTAGAAAGTCTGATCTTCATCCCCCGCTACAGCTCGGAGATCGAAGCCGAAATTAACCTGATCGTAGAGCTGCTCCAACACGATCCTTCTGTCCTCGAAGATCCGGGCAACGCACAAGCCTTCATCGATGAATTCATTCATGATGCCCCCTGGAGGCTGATGCTGCTCGACCCGAACGGCATCATCTTGGCCTCCAATTCCACAACGCAGCAGAATCTCGTAGGAACTGTGGTCGATTCCCCCATCTACGAGGAAGTGCTCGAATCGCGTAGCGTTGTTATCGTAAACCTGAGACATGCTTCGGAGATCATCGACGTCTGGCAGACGGTCGAAAACGACGATGGGACGCCAGCGGGAATCGTATGCATCTCACAGCCATTGGATAGTATCGCCGACGACCTGATGCAGCTTCGTCTCGTCGTGGCGGCCATCCTGCTGACAGGATTGGTCATCGGCTCGTTGATCGGCTTGGGATTGGCCGTAAGCCTCGAACGTCCTCTACGTACGATCAGCGCATGTTTACGGGAAATGGCTTGGAAAGCCAAACCCGAAGACATTAGCGTACAAGGACCGGAAGAGCTGCGGCGGCTTGCTGAAGCGTTCAACCATCTGGTCGAGCGCTTACATGCGCTCGAAAGCCAGCAAAATAAATTACTCGCCAATCTCGTACACGAATTGGGCCGGCCGATCGGCGCGCTGCGATCCAGCGCACAGGCTTTGATTACCGGCGCCGCAGACGACCTCGAACTTCGGCAGGAACTTCTGGACGGGATGGAGAAGCAAACACGCAGCATGGAAAGATTGGTGGATGATCTGACCAATCTATACGACACCTCAGCCGGCCGGTTCAAACTCCAGCGTGAACGCGTGGACCTCAACCATTGGCTGCACCAAACGTTAGCGCCATGGCGGTCGTTTGCCGAAGACAAAGACCTCAATTTCACAGTGCGAAGCGAGACACTGCCCGCGGCATGGATCGATCCTTCACGACTGGGGCAAGCGATTGGCAACCTGGTGAGCAATGCGATCAAATTCGCGCCCAAGGGTGGCGAGGTCCGTGTCTCGGCTGAAATCTGCGACGATCAGGTATGTATTCACGTCGAGGATAACGGACCCGGCCTTTCCGATGAAGACCTGAGGCACCTCTTCACGCCTTTCTACCGTGGCAATCAAGAAACTCGTTTCCCGCAGGGCATGGGTCTCGGCTTGAGTATCGCCCGGGACATCGCCATCACACATGGAGGCGCCCTGGAAGCCAGCAACATCCCGCATTCCGGGGTCCGCTTCACGATTCGCCTGCCGCTCCTCGACGCGCACACCTCTTAA
- the ftsH gene encoding ATP-dependent zinc metalloprotease FtsH → MLDAQKDKERTPRFNSLWWLILLALIIWNVVTFWPKSQVKAQLSYSGLIDQVTQNHVASVTIQGDQIQGEFIEPQALPATDLTTTNITITPTPSGTENTANSKPILYTGFTTIFPESVGDPQLIPLLKTHNVIIQAETASTPWFSVLLTYGLPILLMIGVLYWMGRQAAQNQKGIFNFGQSKARQYEDQHQEEVTFDDVAGADEAKRDLQEVVDFLRHPKKYHELGARIPRGVLLVGQPGTGKTLMARAVAGEARVPFFSLSASEFVEMFVGVGASRVRDLFARAKAAAPAIVFIDELDAVGRRRGAGLGAVNDEREQTLNQLLVEMDGFDEHHELILMAATNRPDVLDPALLRPGRFDRRIVVNMPDRAGREGILRIHTRKIPLAEDVDLDLLARTTTGFSGADLANLCNESALIAARNEHEKVTMTDFEEAVDKVLLGGVRPLLLDPNDRKIVAYHEAGHALVAWFTPLADPVHKVTIIPRGKALGVTEQVPGEDHYNYSRGYLMARLAVMLGGRTSEELNIGEPTTGAENDLVEATRLARRMVTRWAMGSLDAMAFVSDEEQPFLGYELARGHEFSEETAAHIDRDIQELLHERHSFVRELLDKKHEKLVDLANALLQEETIDQNELKNILGDRPVAEVQQTPLAPSPEKAASNPDSTTPH, encoded by the coding sequence ATGCTGGACGCCCAAAAGGATAAAGAACGTACCCCTCGTTTCAACAGTCTGTGGTGGCTCATCCTGCTTGCGTTGATCATCTGGAACGTAGTCACGTTCTGGCCGAAAAGCCAGGTCAAAGCACAATTAAGCTACAGCGGCCTCATCGATCAGGTCACGCAGAATCACGTTGCCAGCGTTACCATCCAAGGGGATCAAATCCAGGGAGAATTCATCGAACCGCAGGCGCTTCCCGCAACGGATCTAACGACCACAAACATAACAATAACGCCGACTCCGAGCGGGACAGAAAATACAGCCAACTCGAAACCGATACTTTACACGGGCTTTACTACGATATTCCCCGAAAGCGTCGGCGATCCTCAGCTCATCCCGTTACTGAAAACGCATAACGTGATCATTCAGGCGGAAACCGCATCGACGCCCTGGTTCAGCGTATTGCTCACCTACGGCTTGCCGATCTTACTGATGATCGGCGTACTTTATTGGATGGGACGCCAGGCGGCACAGAACCAAAAAGGCATTTTTAATTTCGGACAAAGCAAAGCCCGCCAGTACGAAGATCAACACCAAGAGGAAGTCACCTTCGATGATGTAGCCGGAGCGGATGAGGCCAAACGCGACCTGCAGGAAGTCGTCGATTTCCTGCGTCACCCGAAGAAATACCACGAACTGGGAGCCCGCATTCCGCGCGGCGTACTGCTGGTAGGACAACCGGGAACGGGCAAGACCTTGATGGCGCGTGCCGTTGCCGGTGAAGCCAGGGTTCCGTTTTTCAGCCTGAGCGCTTCGGAATTCGTAGAGATGTTCGTCGGCGTGGGCGCCAGCCGCGTCCGTGATTTGTTCGCACGAGCCAAAGCCGCCGCCCCGGCCATCGTCTTCATCGATGAGCTGGATGCCGTTGGGCGCAGGCGCGGTGCAGGCTTGGGAGCGGTCAACGACGAGCGCGAACAAACGCTGAATCAACTTTTGGTCGAAATGGACGGCTTCGACGAGCACCATGAACTGATCCTCATGGCCGCCACCAACCGGCCGGACGTTCTCGACCCAGCCCTGCTGCGCCCCGGGCGCTTCGACCGACGCATCGTGGTGAACATGCCGGATCGAGCCGGCCGAGAAGGGATCCTGCGCATTCACACACGCAAGATCCCCCTCGCAGAAGATGTCGACCTCGATCTACTCGCGCGCACCACGACGGGTTTCAGCGGCGCCGACTTGGCCAATCTATGCAACGAATCGGCCCTGATCGCCGCCCGAAACGAACACGAAAAAGTCACCATGACCGACTTCGAAGAAGCGGTGGACAAGGTACTGCTCGGTGGTGTCCGCCCGCTTCTGCTGGACCCCAACGACCGCAAGATTGTGGCCTACCATGAGGCCGGCCATGCGCTCGTGGCCTGGTTCACACCGCTTGCAGATCCGGTGCACAAAGTAACCATCATCCCGCGCGGCAAGGCCTTGGGCGTGACGGAGCAAGTCCCCGGCGAAGACCATTACAACTACAGCCGCGGTTACTTGATGGCACGCCTGGCGGTGATGCTGGGCGGCCGAACGTCGGAAGAGTTGAACATTGGAGAGCCGACCACCGGTGCCGAAAACGATCTGGTCGAGGCGACTCGTCTCGCCCGACGCATGGTCACCCGCTGGGCCATGGGCTCTCTGGATGCGATGGCGTTCGTCAGCGATGAGGAACAGCCATTTTTAGGATACGAACTCGCCCGAGGACACGAATTTAGTGAGGAGACCGCTGCACACATCGACCGCGATATCCAGGAACTCCTTCACGAAAGGCATTCCTTCGTCCGTGAACTCCTCGACAAAAAACATGAGAAGCTGGTCGACCTCGCTAACGCATTGCTCCAAGAAGAAACGATCGACCAGAACGAATTGAAAAACATTTTAGGGGACCGGCCTGTGGCGGAAGTGCAGCAAACGCCGCTCGCCCCGAGTCCCGAAAAAGCAGCTTCAAACCCAGATTCAACCACCCCACATTGA